A genomic stretch from Candidatus Nitrososphaera gargensis Ga9.2 includes:
- a CDS encoding DUF373 family protein, whose protein sequence is MPHSDFDKSSPAGAKSTSPSREAAHSKILVLCIDRDDDIGSKGGIETPIVGRDACINAGTRLAIEDPEDADSNAIFGAVKTYEELVSKGYTAEVAVVAGKFNRGVEADEKISLEVKSILEKYHADGAVIVSDGEDDETVLPIIQSRVPVISVQRVIIRHSRSVEYSYAVLGRYLKMLVYDSQYSKFFLGVPGVLLAAGALAVIFDAGKWITAIILAILGGAFIVRAFDIDKTLSSFGRLTPTSFIKIFSVIAGVLIILASFANGLSSIPMDMLRPDMSALDILSNRTIVGSFATGTITLLWIGIATILGGILLSNWFRGSTRTMSDILRLAVLALLYIPVLQFTAVLTEGTSPFTLISSLLIGLAVSLVAATFLYQYFRNKKGGSEVLKH, encoded by the coding sequence ATGCCGCACTCTGATTTTGATAAAAGCAGCCCGGCGGGAGCCAAAAGTACAAGCCCCTCAAGAGAGGCTGCGCACAGCAAGATTCTCGTGCTCTGTATAGACAGGGATGACGACATTGGCTCAAAGGGCGGCATCGAAACGCCGATCGTTGGCCGCGATGCATGTATCAACGCCGGCACGAGGCTCGCTATCGAGGACCCAGAGGACGCGGACTCGAACGCGATTTTTGGCGCAGTCAAGACATATGAGGAGCTTGTGAGCAAGGGTTATACTGCCGAGGTCGCGGTAGTGGCTGGCAAGTTCAACAGGGGCGTCGAGGCTGATGAGAAGATCAGCCTTGAGGTGAAAAGCATCCTCGAGAAATACCATGCCGATGGCGCAGTCATTGTATCAGACGGGGAGGACGACGAGACAGTTCTTCCCATAATCCAGTCAAGAGTGCCGGTGATCTCGGTCCAGCGCGTCATAATTCGCCACAGCAGAAGCGTCGAGTATTCGTATGCAGTGCTGGGCAGGTACCTAAAGATGCTCGTTTACGATTCGCAGTATTCAAAGTTCTTCCTTGGCGTGCCCGGGGTTCTTTTGGCAGCAGGCGCGCTGGCGGTCATTTTCGACGCCGGCAAGTGGATCACCGCCATCATATTGGCGATCCTCGGCGGCGCGTTCATTGTCAGAGCATTTGACATCGACAAGACGCTGAGCTCGTTTGGCAGGCTGACGCCCACTTCTTTCATCAAGATATTCTCTGTCATAGCCGGCGTCCTCATCATACTGGCATCCTTTGCAAACGGCCTCTCAAGCATACCGATGGATATGCTCAGGCCGGACATGAGCGCGCTCGACATCCTCTCAAACAGGACCATCGTAGGCAGCTTTGCAACCGGGACGATAACGCTCCTGTGGATAGGCATCGCCACGATCCTCGGCGGCATCCTGCTCAGCAACTGGTTCAGGGGAAGCACTAGGACAATGTCAGATATCCTCCGCCTGGCCGTGCTGGCGCTGCTCTACATACCAGTGCTTCAGTTCACGGCCGTGCTCACAGAGGGCACAAGCCCGTTCACGCTGATCTCGTCGCTACTGATAGGGCTCGCAGTGTCGCTTGTAGCCGCAACGTTCCTCTACCAGTACTTCAGGAACAAAAAGGGCGGAAGCGAAGTTCTGAAACACTAA
- a CDS encoding RlmE family RNA methyltransferase, protein MRLIDARRDQYRRLAKDQGYRARSAYKLLQLNSSYRILKKGSKVVDLGCAPGGWLQVATKEVGQAGKVVGIDLKPVEPVLGATVLEGSIEDPAMLEKIAGILDGGKADVVLSDLAPNVSGVWDVDHARQISLSTIALGFARQILRAGGSAVFKVFEGDMLNEFRAELKKSFGRVFLSKPSASRQESSELYIVCLDFKQ, encoded by the coding sequence ATGAGACTTATTGATGCGCGCAGGGACCAGTATCGCCGGCTGGCAAAAGATCAAGGGTACCGTGCAAGATCGGCCTACAAATTACTGCAGCTGAACAGTTCTTACCGCATTCTCAAAAAGGGCAGCAAGGTAGTGGATCTGGGCTGCGCCCCCGGAGGCTGGCTGCAGGTGGCTACAAAAGAGGTGGGACAGGCGGGCAAGGTCGTCGGCATCGACCTCAAGCCTGTTGAGCCGGTCCTAGGTGCAACGGTGCTTGAGGGCAGCATCGAGGACCCTGCCATGCTTGAAAAGATCGCCGGCATTCTTGATGGCGGCAAGGCCGACGTCGTCCTCTCTGACTTGGCGCCAAACGTGAGCGGCGTGTGGGACGTTGACCACGCCCGGCAGATCTCGCTCTCTACAATCGCTCTGGGCTTTGCACGGCAGATCTTGAGGGCCGGCGGAAGCGCCGTGTTCAAGGTGTTTGAGGGGGATATGCTAAACGAGTTCAGGGCCGAATTGAAGAAGAGCTTTGGCCGGGTGTTCCTAAGCAAGCCCTCTGCAAGCAGGCAGGAAAGCAGCGAGCTTTACATAGTCTGCCTCGACTTTAAGCAGTAA
- a CDS encoding helix-turn-helix transcriptional regulator — MKLNEAQIEDLTGKVFRTIISNGKDGILQSELWKELDLTSRDGSRVAIRLERRSLIRREKILESGRWTYKLFAVKLPVDTTSIEQAPCLTCPVEHMCSLDGSYSPTSCNLIEDWLINSLDSSNNNSNQKLPKPPAKK, encoded by the coding sequence TTGAAATTAAATGAAGCTCAAATTGAAGATCTCACAGGCAAAGTTTTTCGCACCATAATTAGTAACGGCAAGGATGGCATACTACAGTCCGAGCTGTGGAAGGAGCTTGACCTGACAAGCCGCGACGGCTCTCGCGTGGCCATCCGCCTTGAAAGGCGCTCGCTGATAAGGCGCGAAAAAATCCTTGAAAGCGGCCGGTGGACCTACAAGCTTTTTGCGGTCAAGCTGCCGGTTGACACAACGAGCATCGAACAAGCGCCCTGTTTGACGTGCCCTGTCGAGCACATGTGTTCTCTTGATGGCTCGTACAGCCCGACGAGCTGCAATTTGATTGAAGACTGGCTCATCAATTCTCTTGACAGCAGTAACAACAATTCAAACCAGAAACTGCCAAAGCCTCCTGCTAAAAAATGA